The following are from one region of the Rosistilla carotiformis genome:
- a CDS encoding YitT family protein, producing the protein MSRGFVDYVMIVSAGLLYAIALKYFVLPSKVILTGTEGIAAALSYYFESYPLFIVLYLVFQAALLAFAFTRVGRTFALRSLIVVATVVLALAGLPELQFASPEPQNERIILVIFGGLLAGFAKALAFKNRGSTGDEDILGAYFAMKYLKPVGSIAIFAAVGSTAFGLGMELLKHGHIESVVNTLMYTCIYIFASAETLNNLYHKFKITMLVIITRNQEAIGEAITATSAHRTYTVQPGIGGHSGESFWMVRTIITQEELPHLVDAVEESDPSSFHYNYDIEGISRRYYITPIS; encoded by the coding sequence GTGTCTCGAGGATTTGTCGATTACGTGATGATCGTATCAGCGGGCCTGCTGTACGCGATCGCGCTGAAGTATTTTGTTCTGCCGTCGAAAGTCATTCTGACGGGAACCGAAGGGATCGCGGCGGCACTCTCTTATTACTTCGAAAGCTATCCGCTGTTCATCGTCTTGTACCTGGTCTTCCAGGCGGCGCTGCTGGCGTTTGCCTTCACGCGCGTCGGTCGCACCTTTGCCCTTCGCTCGCTGATCGTTGTCGCCACGGTCGTCCTCGCGCTCGCCGGGCTGCCCGAATTGCAATTCGCTTCGCCCGAACCTCAAAACGAACGGATCATCCTAGTCATCTTCGGCGGCCTGTTGGCTGGGTTTGCCAAAGCGCTGGCCTTCAAAAATCGTGGCTCCACCGGCGACGAAGATATCCTGGGCGCCTACTTTGCCATGAAGTATCTGAAGCCGGTCGGATCGATCGCGATCTTTGCCGCCGTCGGCTCGACCGCCTTTGGCCTGGGGATGGAGCTGCTGAAACATGGGCACATCGAATCGGTCGTCAACACGCTGATGTACACCTGCATCTACATCTTCGCGTCGGCCGAAACGCTGAACAATCTGTACCACAAGTTCAAAATCACGATGCTGGTGATCATCACCCGCAATCAAGAGGCGATCGGCGAAGCGATCACCGCCACATCGGCACATCGCACCTACACCGTGCAGCCAGGAATCGGTGGCCACAGCGGCGAATCGTTTTGGATGGTACGGACGATCATCACGCAAGAGGAACTTCCGCATCTGGTCGACGCTGTCGAGGAATCGGACCCCAGCAGCTTTCACTACAACTATGATATCGAAGGGATCTCGCGTCGCTACTACATCACGCCGATCAGTTAG
- a CDS encoding serine/threonine-protein kinase, with translation MTNPAERAIFLQAIDEESAEDRAAYLQSACGGDLQLRASVEALLAAHDQPAKLLDQPIGGGHGIAATMTPPLAEPIEHIGLQIDAYRLMEQIGEGGFGLVFVAQQEEPVARKVALKIVKPGSGSKEVIARFEAERQAVAMMNHPNIAQVFDAGVTADHRPYFVMELVRGLPITEFCDNHQLTVRERLKLLVDVCSAVHHAHQKGVIHRDIKPSNVMVTLHDAKPVAKVIDFGVAKAIGQTLTDKTIYTRFFSMIGTPLYMSPEQAEMSGLDIDTRSDIYSLGVLMYEMLVGATPFDRERMDSAGYDELRRIIREEDPPKPSKRLSTLNDALSTVATTRRLQPIRLAATIRGDLDWIVMKALEKDRTRRYESAAALAADIKRYLNSEPVEARPPSRAYQFRKFARRHRAALVTAMLVGVTMLIGSAVSLWQMTAAIDQRNQKEAALREATAAKAEIEQFAENITRANSLIASAQAHVNAGRTEAAQSDFDTAVALQPGYYQPWVARAQFHTGRNDWEAAAEDYAKALTLGAPTDTSSWWGTPALFLLTDRPNDYRSICERLDQRLANLDERPNWELLRDCAVSDDYTFSVSHDELARIGEAWHLASDAMRWRPPPDRRHDGGRPSVPREICLYILGLLYLRAGDNDAAIECWTEVLEENRWRSQSIVHASLAIAYDNVGRRDQAEAELAKAREAAVEIALPTEQMGPEAQSTPWFETVEFLLTYQNARRQLGFKSKTK, from the coding sequence ATGACCAATCCGGCCGAACGAGCGATCTTCCTGCAAGCGATCGATGAGGAGAGCGCCGAGGATCGCGCTGCTTATTTGCAATCTGCCTGCGGCGGCGATCTGCAGCTTCGCGCTTCGGTCGAAGCCTTGCTGGCCGCGCACGACCAACCCGCCAAATTGCTCGATCAACCGATCGGCGGAGGCCATGGGATCGCCGCCACGATGACGCCTCCCCTCGCCGAACCGATCGAGCACATCGGGTTGCAGATCGATGCCTATCGGTTGATGGAACAGATCGGCGAAGGTGGGTTTGGACTTGTCTTCGTCGCTCAGCAAGAAGAGCCGGTTGCCCGCAAAGTGGCGTTGAAGATCGTCAAACCGGGCTCGGGCTCCAAAGAGGTGATCGCTCGGTTCGAGGCCGAACGGCAGGCGGTGGCGATGATGAATCATCCCAACATCGCTCAGGTGTTCGACGCCGGAGTGACGGCCGATCATCGTCCCTATTTCGTGATGGAACTGGTCCGCGGTTTGCCGATCACGGAATTCTGCGACAACCATCAATTGACCGTCCGGGAGCGGTTGAAGCTGTTGGTCGACGTCTGTTCCGCCGTCCATCACGCCCATCAGAAAGGGGTGATTCATCGCGACATCAAACCATCCAACGTGATGGTTACGCTGCACGATGCCAAGCCGGTGGCAAAGGTGATCGATTTTGGCGTCGCCAAAGCGATCGGGCAGACGCTGACCGACAAGACGATCTACACGCGGTTCTTTTCGATGATTGGAACGCCGCTGTACATGAGTCCCGAGCAGGCGGAGATGAGTGGACTGGACATCGACACGCGCAGCGACATCTATTCGTTGGGTGTCTTGATGTACGAGATGCTTGTCGGCGCGACGCCCTTCGATCGAGAGCGGATGGATTCGGCTGGCTACGACGAACTGCGTCGGATCATTCGCGAAGAAGATCCTCCCAAACCAAGCAAGCGACTCTCAACGCTCAACGACGCCCTGTCGACGGTCGCCACCACCCGCCGTCTGCAACCGATCCGCTTGGCCGCAACGATCCGTGGCGATCTCGACTGGATCGTGATGAAAGCGTTGGAAAAGGATCGGACGCGGCGTTACGAATCGGCGGCCGCGCTGGCTGCCGATATCAAGCGCTATTTGAATTCCGAACCGGTCGAAGCGCGACCGCCGTCGCGAGCGTATCAGTTTCGCAAATTTGCCCGTCGCCATCGCGCGGCGTTGGTCACGGCGATGTTGGTCGGCGTGACGATGTTGATCGGTTCGGCAGTCAGTCTGTGGCAGATGACCGCAGCGATCGACCAACGGAATCAGAAGGAAGCGGCGCTTCGCGAAGCGACCGCCGCGAAGGCGGAGATCGAACAGTTCGCCGAGAACATCACGCGAGCGAATTCGTTGATCGCCAGCGCCCAGGCGCACGTCAACGCCGGCCGAACCGAAGCGGCTCAGAGCGATTTCGACACGGCGGTCGCGCTGCAACCGGGCTACTACCAACCGTGGGTGGCGCGGGCTCAATTCCATACCGGGCGAAACGATTGGGAAGCGGCCGCGGAGGATTACGCCAAGGCGCTGACACTGGGAGCGCCGACCGACACGTCTTCCTGGTGGGGAACGCCTGCGTTGTTTTTATTGACCGATCGACCGAACGACTATCGAAGCATCTGCGAGCGGCTGGATCAAAGACTCGCCAACCTCGACGAGCGGCCGAACTGGGAATTGTTGCGCGACTGCGCCGTATCGGATGATTACACCTTTTCGGTTTCGCACGACGAACTGGCACGCATCGGTGAAGCGTGGCACCTCGCCTCCGACGCGATGCGATGGAGACCGCCGCCGGATCGGCGACACGATGGAGGGCGACCGTCGGTTCCTCGCGAGATTTGCCTCTACATTCTCGGATTGTTGTACCTGCGAGCTGGCGATAACGATGCGGCGATCGAGTGCTGGACGGAGGTGCTGGAGGAAAACCGGTGGCGTTCGCAATCGATCGTTCATGCCAGCTTGGCGATCGCTTACGACAACGTGGGCCGGCGCGATCAGGCCGAAGCCGAGCTGGCCAAGGCCCGCGAAGCGGCCGTTGAAATCGCCTTGCCCACCGAGCAAATGGGCCCTGAAGCCCAGTCGACGCCCTGGTTTGAAACCGTGGAATTTTTATTGACTTATCAAAACGCTCGCCGCCAGTTGGGGTTTAAGTCAAAGACAAAGTGA
- a CDS encoding CotH kinase family protein — MRSWFRQNSTSPKRPASSLRRRLRLEVVEPRMMLHGDAIDELSIDAEGEALLMDETTVEETSAFAVSALAADDLTSSFWDPVAIDDEAAAFFDDSYVHEIYITFEAPDWYDTLYESHANDIDDPYFEASFVGDGIELGSIGVRFKGNSSFDGTGIKKSLKLDFNEFEQDGEDLSFLGLTKLNLNNNYNDPTMLREKLFYDYASNFVEGVSRAVHTKVYINGEYYGLYTAVEQVDKNFAQSRFGSDEDGNLYKGAAPDDAGDDPQADFGSDLTYLGADQTAYEEFYQLKTNETANDYTQLIEMIDVLNNTPSGELSDAIESLLDVDDTLASLALNNLFGNLDSYLGSAHNYYLYDRDDTGQFTHIFWDVNESFGTFTQFVDRGTDLVQLEPFWLPVETAAGPPGPPTTGEDQPRPLAENLWAVDEYSTEYLRDLAEMLREGFDVASATTRIDELADLIRDDVAADPNKQFTTAQFEQNLTTDVVSGQRIYYGLSSFIEERSTYLSSVLDVYADDADLAINELMSVNVATAQDESGDFDPWIEIYNNGPGTVSLEGLYLTDNLSDLTQWAIPAEDLGDGRFATLWVDGEIGEGSNHTSFTLSAGGGSLYLTDGTTVIDAVTYTAMASDTSLARIPDGTGDLETTDQPTFGNENQASLVNVESVEIYINEWMADNDSTIEDPDEAESYEDWIELYNPGTTAIDLSGFYLTDDASEPTQWQFPVGSTIDAGGYLVIWADGDTDQGDDHASFKLSSGGEAIWLYNVDGVSIVDTVTFGEQTTDVAYGRSPDGTTTFGQLTEATPGAANASILTAATAVEIYINEWMADNDSTIQDPDEAEAYEDWIELYNPGTAAIDLSGFYLTDDASEPTQWQFPTGSTIDAGGYLVIWADEDTDQGDDHASFKLSSGGEAIWLYNVDGVSIVDTVTFGEQTTDVSYGRYPDGSDTLVSMSTPTPGATNQNVATSDGTFDLDALIEDISIDVVDDEVLVTSGDSVLFRAAASTLLMQINGNGSDNTILFDHLALALGLNISGGDGSDLLQLVGNGHVLDLTARVIEAIESIDIRGDGANQLMLDPESALAAADILRVTVDDDDSVDFGDGFTVDDPQFVDDQFVTVLVADSGAIVQYVSSAPWINPLNPLDVNHSGDVTPLDALVILNRLNLTSAMELPTPTVDGEFPGFYYDTNGNNFLAPIDALVVLNYLNRLTVFGEGESATAMPLETFASVESTEEESEVAFEEPADYTESLPVAMATQAVPSQWTPELIDLALTSIHEKTFESVPRDDDEFLQWLNEV, encoded by the coding sequence ATGCGAAGCTGGTTCCGTCAGAACTCCACCTCCCCCAAACGTCCTGCCTCAAGCCTGCGACGGCGACTGCGACTAGAAGTTGTCGAACCGCGGATGATGCTGCACGGCGATGCCATCGACGAACTATCGATCGATGCCGAAGGGGAGGCTTTGCTGATGGACGAGACAACGGTCGAGGAGACATCGGCATTTGCCGTCAGCGCGTTGGCTGCGGACGATCTGACGTCATCGTTCTGGGATCCCGTGGCGATCGACGACGAAGCTGCCGCTTTCTTTGACGACAGCTACGTCCATGAGATCTACATCACGTTTGAAGCTCCCGATTGGTACGACACGCTTTACGAATCGCATGCCAACGACATCGACGATCCCTATTTCGAGGCCAGCTTCGTTGGCGACGGTATCGAATTGGGCAGCATCGGGGTTCGGTTCAAGGGCAATTCCTCGTTCGACGGGACCGGTATAAAGAAGTCGCTGAAGCTCGATTTCAATGAGTTTGAACAGGATGGCGAAGACCTCTCCTTCCTGGGCCTGACCAAGCTGAATCTGAACAACAACTACAACGACCCCACAATGCTGCGGGAAAAATTGTTCTACGACTACGCATCGAACTTTGTCGAAGGGGTCAGTCGAGCGGTTCACACGAAGGTCTACATCAACGGAGAGTACTACGGGCTCTACACGGCAGTCGAACAGGTCGACAAGAACTTTGCCCAGAGTCGTTTCGGTAGCGATGAGGATGGCAATCTCTACAAAGGAGCCGCACCGGACGATGCAGGTGACGACCCGCAAGCCGACTTCGGTTCGGATCTAACCTACCTGGGCGCGGACCAAACCGCGTACGAAGAGTTCTACCAACTAAAGACCAACGAGACGGCAAACGATTATACGCAGTTGATCGAAATGATCGACGTGCTTAACAACACACCGTCGGGCGAGTTAAGCGATGCGATCGAATCGTTGCTCGATGTCGACGACACGCTTGCTTCGTTGGCGTTAAACAACCTGTTTGGCAATTTGGATTCTTATCTCGGATCGGCGCACAACTACTACCTGTACGACCGGGACGACACCGGACAGTTCACCCATATCTTCTGGGATGTCAATGAATCGTTTGGCACTTTCACCCAGTTCGTCGATCGCGGCACCGACCTCGTGCAACTGGAGCCCTTCTGGTTGCCAGTGGAAACGGCTGCGGGACCTCCCGGTCCACCAACAACGGGCGAAGATCAACCGCGCCCGTTGGCAGAGAATCTGTGGGCCGTCGACGAATATAGCACCGAATACCTTCGCGATCTGGCGGAAATGTTGCGGGAAGGCTTCGACGTCGCGTCGGCGACCACGCGGATCGATGAACTCGCCGATTTAATCCGCGATGATGTCGCCGCCGATCCGAACAAGCAGTTCACGACAGCGCAGTTCGAACAAAACCTGACGACCGATGTCGTTTCGGGACAACGCATCTATTATGGCCTCAGCAGCTTCATCGAAGAACGATCGACCTACCTGTCGTCGGTCTTGGATGTATACGCTGATGATGCCGATCTGGCGATCAACGAATTGATGTCCGTCAATGTCGCAACGGCCCAGGATGAATCGGGCGACTTCGACCCATGGATCGAAATCTACAACAACGGCCCCGGTACGGTCAGCCTCGAGGGGCTGTATCTGACCGACAACCTGAGCGATCTAACCCAGTGGGCGATCCCCGCAGAAGACCTCGGCGATGGTCGGTTCGCAACACTTTGGGTCGATGGGGAAATCGGTGAAGGTTCCAACCATACGAGTTTCACGCTCAGCGCCGGTGGCGGTAGCCTGTATTTGACCGATGGGACCACCGTGATCGATGCCGTCACCTACACCGCGATGGCTAGCGACACGTCGTTGGCTCGAATTCCCGACGGTACCGGTGATCTGGAGACAACCGATCAACCAACGTTTGGCAACGAAAATCAGGCGAGTCTTGTCAACGTCGAATCGGTCGAGATCTACATCAACGAATGGATGGCCGACAACGATTCGACGATCGAAGATCCCGACGAAGCGGAATCTTATGAAGATTGGATCGAACTCTACAATCCCGGCACGACAGCGATCGATCTGAGCGGGTTCTACCTGACCGACGATGCTTCCGAACCAACGCAGTGGCAATTCCCCGTCGGATCGACAATCGATGCCGGCGGCTATCTGGTCATCTGGGCCGATGGAGACACCGACCAAGGAGACGACCACGCTTCGTTTAAGCTGTCCTCTGGTGGTGAAGCGATTTGGCTGTACAACGTCGACGGAGTGTCGATCGTCGATACGGTGACGTTTGGCGAACAGACAACCGATGTCGCTTATGGACGCTCTCCCGACGGAACAACCACCTTCGGTCAATTGACCGAGGCGACTCCTGGAGCTGCCAACGCATCGATCCTCACCGCGGCAACGGCAGTCGAGATCTACATCAACGAATGGATGGCCGACAACGATTCGACGATCCAGGATCCCGACGAAGCGGAAGCTTACGAAGATTGGATCGAACTCTACAATCCCGGCACCGCAGCGATCGATCTGAGCGGATTCTACCTGACCGACGATGCTTCGGAGCCAACGCAGTGGCAGTTCCCAACCGGATCGACAATCGATGCCGGTGGCTATCTGGTCATCTGGGCCGACGAAGACACCGACCAAGGAGACGACCACGCTTCGTTTAAGCTGTCCTCTGGTGGGGAAGCGATTTGGCTGTACAACGTCGACGGAGTGTCAATCGTCGATACGGTGACGTTTGGCGAACAGACAACCGACGTTTCTTACGGGCGCTATCCCGACGGATCAGATACTTTGGTTTCGATGTCGACACCAACGCCCGGTGCAACGAACCAAAACGTCGCGACCTCCGATGGCACATTCGATCTCGACGCGTTGATCGAAGACATTTCGATCGACGTTGTCGACGATGAAGTTCTCGTCACCAGTGGCGATTCTGTCCTGTTCCGCGCGGCGGCCTCGACATTGCTGATGCAAATCAATGGCAACGGGAGTGACAACACGATTCTCTTCGATCACCTGGCACTTGCCCTGGGGCTAAATATCTCCGGTGGCGACGGTAGCGACCTATTGCAGCTTGTTGGCAACGGGCACGTTCTCGACCTGACCGCCCGCGTGATCGAAGCGATCGAATCGATTGACATCCGCGGCGATGGTGCCAATCAGCTAATGCTCGATCCCGAATCGGCCCTAGCTGCCGCCGATATCCTTCGCGTGACCGTCGACGACGATGATTCGGTCGATTTCGGCGACGGCTTCACCGTTGATGACCCTCAATTTGTCGACGATCAATTTGTGACCGTTTTGGTGGCGGATAGCGGAGCGATCGTGCAGTACGTCAGTTCCGCTCCTTGGATCAACCCGCTGAACCCTTTGGATGTGAACCACTCCGGCGATGTGACTCCGCTGGATGCCCTGGTTATTCTGAACCGGCTGAATCTTACTTCCGCAATGGAACTGCCGACACCCACCGTCGATGGCGAATTCCCCGGATTCTACTACGACACCAACGGCAATAACTTTCTCGCTCCGATCGATGCGTTGGTCGTGTTGAACTATCTAAATCGCTTGACGGTCTTCGGTGAGGGGGAGTCGGCAACCGCCATGCCGCTGGAGACTTTTGCCAGCGTCGAGTCGACCGAAGAAGAATCCGAAGTGGCGTTCGAGGAGCCCGCGGACTACACCGAATCGTTGCCCGTCGCGATGGCAACGCAAGCGGTTCCATCGCAATGGACTCCCGAATTAATCGATCTCGCCCTGACATCGATTCACGAAAAAACGTTCGAGTCGGTACCGCGGGATGATGACGAGTTTCTACAATGGCTGAATGAGGTATAA
- a CDS encoding histone deacetylase family protein has protein sequence MTILYYDPIFMEHLTGDHPERGGRILPAVRNLSFLALDSACKRPAWDSVSKDRLLYVHQHKYIEALQQMAETGGGLIDTDTVVSPKSYEVALKATGAVCDAVCRVVAGEDKTAFCLIRPPGHHAMPDHGMGFCLFNNIAVGARVATNELGIERVLIVDFDVHHGNGTQAMFWEAADVGYFSMHRSPLYPHTGAADEIGIGPGKGTTMNLPVALGTPREEQLETFTNGVHAFADTIQPQLVMVSAGFDAHKEDPIGSLGLESEDFRALTRVLLDVADKHSGGRLVSVLEGGYNAEAMAECVPIHLEQLIEA, from the coding sequence ATGACCATTTTGTATTACGATCCGATTTTCATGGAACACCTGACGGGAGACCATCCCGAACGGGGCGGGCGGATTCTGCCCGCGGTGCGGAACTTGAGCTTTCTCGCTTTGGATTCGGCTTGCAAACGTCCCGCTTGGGATTCGGTTTCGAAAGACCGTTTGCTCTACGTCCATCAACACAAATACATCGAAGCGCTGCAACAGATGGCCGAGACCGGTGGCGGGTTGATCGATACCGATACTGTCGTCAGCCCGAAGTCTTATGAAGTCGCATTAAAGGCGACCGGAGCTGTTTGCGACGCGGTCTGTCGCGTTGTCGCCGGCGAAGACAAGACGGCATTTTGTCTGATCCGCCCTCCCGGACATCACGCCATGCCCGACCACGGTATGGGGTTTTGCCTGTTCAACAATATCGCCGTCGGCGCGCGCGTTGCGACCAACGAACTTGGAATCGAGCGGGTGCTGATCGTCGACTTCGACGTCCATCACGGCAACGGAACCCAAGCGATGTTCTGGGAGGCTGCCGACGTCGGTTATTTTTCGATGCATCGATCTCCCTTATACCCGCATACCGGTGCGGCGGATGAAATCGGCATCGGCCCTGGCAAGGGAACGACGATGAATCTGCCCGTCGCCTTGGGAACGCCGCGCGAAGAACAGCTGGAGACCTTCACCAACGGAGTGCACGCGTTTGCCGACACGATCCAACCGCAGTTGGTGATGGTCAGCGCCGGCTTCGACGCGCACAAAGAGGACCCGATCGGATCGCTGGGACTCGAGAGCGAAGATTTTCGTGCGCTCACGCGCGTGCTGTTGGATGTGGCCGACAAACACTCCGGCGGCCGCTTGGTCAGCGTTCTGGAAGGGGGCTACAACGCCGAAGCGATGGCCGAATGTGTTCCTATCCATTTAGAACAATTGATCGAAGCGTAA
- a CDS encoding DUF3565 domain-containing protein, which yields MFLRRAMHQPITGYHTDEEGDWVAQLGCGHNQHVRHTPPWMNRPWVTTAAGRAGMIGHLMQCKKCDEGAAADARPAEK from the coding sequence ATGTTTCTGCGACGCGCGATGCATCAACCGATCACTGGCTACCACACCGATGAAGAGGGCGACTGGGTCGCTCAGCTCGGATGTGGTCACAATCAACACGTTCGCCATACGCCGCCGTGGATGAATCGCCCTTGGGTGACAACCGCCGCGGGCCGCGCGGGGATGATCGGGCATCTGATGCAATGCAAGAAGTGCGACGAAGGGGCTGCTGCCGACGCGCGACCCGCAGAAAAATAG
- a CDS encoding outer membrane protein assembly factor BamB family protein, translating into MLRKILLTATLLLFPLVTRADDWPQFLGPQGAARSSDKVATSWSESENMAWRVELPGSGSSSPIITGDRVIVTCYVNGDGNAKRQVLCFDKNSGEQLWSVDFPIDYREDGYQGYITEHGYASNTPVTDGENVYVFLGKGGVHCIGLDGQRSWSVDVGKESSNRRWGSAASLLLFENSVIVNAAEESKAIIALDKATGKELWRQEAGMLELTYGTPRIVSLADGESELVISVPEEMWSMNPVTGKLKWYAQTPMTGNVTPSVIVAGETIYSFGGYRASGCIAVKAGGKEDVSDSQVLWTNQSSSYVATPLLHDGRFYWIDDRGIAYCTSAEDGAVIYRKRVGNLQSGRPVYASPVLIGDHIYVVTRRSGTLVFDPGDAFEPIAQNKIADDESDFNASPAVSNGKLYLRSDKALYCIGAKS; encoded by the coding sequence ATGCTTCGAAAAATCCTACTGACCGCAACACTGCTGCTTTTCCCACTGGTCACACGCGCCGACGACTGGCCTCAATTTCTGGGACCTCAAGGAGCCGCGAGGTCGAGCGATAAAGTCGCCACCTCGTGGAGCGAATCGGAGAACATGGCGTGGCGCGTCGAGCTGCCGGGATCGGGTTCATCCAGTCCGATCATCACGGGGGATCGCGTGATCGTGACCTGCTACGTCAACGGCGATGGGAACGCGAAGCGGCAGGTTCTTTGTTTCGATAAGAACTCCGGCGAACAGCTTTGGTCGGTCGATTTCCCGATCGACTATCGCGAAGACGGCTACCAGGGCTACATCACCGAACATGGTTACGCCAGCAACACGCCGGTAACCGATGGCGAAAACGTTTATGTGTTCCTCGGCAAAGGGGGCGTGCACTGCATCGGACTCGACGGCCAGCGGAGCTGGAGTGTCGATGTCGGCAAGGAATCGAGCAACCGACGCTGGGGATCGGCCGCGAGTCTGTTGCTGTTTGAAAACAGTGTGATCGTCAACGCCGCGGAGGAGAGCAAAGCGATCATCGCGCTGGACAAAGCGACGGGGAAAGAACTGTGGCGACAGGAGGCGGGGATGCTCGAACTAACCTACGGCACGCCGCGGATCGTTTCGTTAGCCGATGGCGAATCCGAACTGGTGATCAGTGTTCCCGAAGAGATGTGGTCGATGAATCCGGTCACCGGGAAACTGAAATGGTACGCCCAGACGCCGATGACGGGGAACGTCACCCCGTCGGTGATCGTCGCCGGAGAAACGATCTATAGTTTTGGCGGCTATCGCGCCTCGGGATGCATCGCCGTGAAAGCGGGAGGCAAAGAGGATGTCTCCGATTCCCAGGTCCTGTGGACGAACCAATCGAGTTCGTACGTCGCGACGCCGCTGCTGCACGATGGCCGGTTCTATTGGATCGATGATCGCGGGATCGCCTATTGCACTTCGGCCGAGGATGGCGCGGTGATCTATCGTAAACGCGTCGGCAATTTGCAGAGCGGCCGGCCGGTCTATGCATCTCCGGTTTTGATCGGCGACCATATCTACGTCGTCACGCGCCGCAGCGGCACGCTGGTCTTCGATCCCGGGGACGCCTTCGAGCCGATCGCGCAAAACAAGATCGCCGACGACGAAAGCGATTTTAATGCCTCGCCAGCGGTTTCCAATGGCAAGCTCTATCTCCGCAGCGACAAGGCCCTCTATTGCATTGGGGCGAAGTCGTAA
- a CDS encoding EF-hand domain-containing protein: MNSTLRLLAISGILTMATTVSAQPPGRGGSPLEMISQLFDHADTNRDGSLTKQELSVAMQTMQSMRGGQRRGPGGPGGPPPQGGPLGGEMGQQQPGQEGHHGPPPRPGQLIPDFVVQSLSLTERQTKQLTALQTTVDKRLAAILNDEQLVALQQPPQGPQGHGAPGEEQGDRPRRPE; the protein is encoded by the coding sequence GTGAACTCAACCCTTCGACTGCTCGCTATCAGCGGCATACTCACAATGGCGACCACCGTTTCGGCACAGCCTCCCGGTCGCGGTGGATCGCCTTTGGAAATGATCAGCCAATTGTTCGATCACGCCGACACGAACCGCGATGGCAGCCTGACCAAGCAGGAACTTTCGGTTGCGATGCAAACGATGCAGTCGATGCGAGGCGGTCAACGTCGTGGACCGGGGGGACCCGGCGGTCCGCCTCCGCAAGGCGGTCCCCTTGGCGGCGAGATGGGACAACAACAACCGGGGCAAGAGGGACATCACGGCCCGCCACCGCGGCCAGGCCAGTTGATTCCCGACTTCGTCGTTCAATCATTGAGCTTGACCGAACGGCAGACCAAACAGTTGACCGCGCTGCAGACGACTGTCGACAAACGCCTCGCGGCGATCTTGAACGACGAGCAATTGGTCGCGTTGCAGCAGCCCCCCCAAGGCCCGCAGGGGCACGGCGCTCCAGGCGAAGAGCAAGGCGATCGCCCACGTCGCCCAGAATAA
- a CDS encoding ECF-type sigma factor codes for MKRDVTRILSAIHDGDRQAASELLPLVYEELRKLATSKMNQEKSGQTLQPTALVHEAFLRLVGGETPQEWDSRGHFFAAAAEAMRRILIDNARRRGRDKRGGDYVRQELHEESAFVDADDVDDLLALDDALNKLALEDADLAKLVELRYFTGLTIEETAQVLGQSPRTVKRHWAFARAWLQREINS; via the coding sequence GTGAAACGCGACGTCACGAGGATTCTGTCGGCCATTCACGATGGGGATCGGCAGGCTGCCAGTGAATTGTTGCCATTGGTTTACGAAGAGCTGCGCAAACTGGCGACCAGCAAAATGAATCAGGAGAAGTCGGGGCAAACGCTGCAACCGACCGCGCTTGTTCACGAAGCGTTCTTGCGGCTCGTCGGTGGCGAGACGCCGCAGGAATGGGATTCTCGCGGCCACTTCTTTGCCGCCGCAGCTGAAGCGATGCGACGGATCTTGATCGATAACGCCCGTCGGCGAGGCCGCGACAAACGGGGCGGCGATTACGTCCGGCAGGAACTTCACGAAGAGAGTGCTTTTGTCGATGCCGACGACGTCGACGATCTGCTCGCGCTCGACGATGCCCTCAACAAACTGGCCCTCGAAGACGCCGACCTGGCCAAGCTGGTCGAGCTGCGGTACTTCACGGGGCTGACGATCGAAGAGACGGCGCAAGTCCTGGGGCAATCCCCGCGAACCGTCAAACGCCACTGGGCCTTCGCCCGCGCCTGGCTGCAACGCGAAATCAACTCGTAG
- the sugE gene encoding quaternary ammonium compound efflux SMR transporter SugE: protein MAWLYLVIAGLLEVAWAIGLKQTEGWTRLVPSMITVVLMIASFYFLSHAIKEIPLGTGYAIWTGIGAVGTASLGILLFGEPASAIRIACIGLIIGGIVGLKLAA from the coding sequence ATGGCGTGGTTATATTTGGTGATCGCTGGCTTGTTAGAGGTCGCTTGGGCGATCGGGTTGAAGCAGACCGAAGGTTGGACGCGGCTTGTCCCCAGCATGATCACGGTTGTACTGATGATCGCCAGCTTTTATTTCCTGTCCCATGCGATCAAAGAGATTCCGCTGGGAACTGGTTATGCGATCTGGACAGGCATCGGCGCCGTCGGGACCGCATCGCTGGGGATCTTACTGTTTGGCGAGCCGGCGTCGGCGATCCGGATCGCATGTATCGGGTTGATCATCGGGGGAATTGTTGGTCTTAAACTGGCAGCGTAA